A genome region from Arachis duranensis cultivar V14167 chromosome 8, aradu.V14167.gnm2.J7QH, whole genome shotgun sequence includes the following:
- the LOC107462217 gene encoding early nodulin-like protein 2, which produces MAIHSSIKGLVGLFVVVIVVSSSSFEASATTFNVGGKSGWVVNPQEDYNHWSQRYTFRVNDFLYFKFERGKDSVLIVSKEDYDSCNTEKPLHRFRGGRSGSTIPLNRSGLFYFVSGNQQNCKQGQKFVVQVSASVLPPTQPPSSTPSKSPQPSPWIASPVHSPGLVPAPAPAPAGNAASSRSFGVALGIFSFVVALLI; this is translated from the exons ATGGCAATTCATTCATCAATTAAGGGACTTGTAGggctttttgttgttgttattgtggTGAGTTCATCATCATTTGAAGCATCAGCAACTACATTCAACGTTGGTGGCAAGAGTGGCTGGGTTGTTAACCCTCAAGAAGACTATAATCACTGGTCTCAGAGATATACCTTCCGAGTCAACGATTTTCTTT ATTTCAAGTTCGAGAGAGGAAAAGATTCGGTGCTGATAGTGAGTAAAGAAGACTACGATTCATGCAACACAGAAAAGCCCTTGCACAGATTCAGAGGAGGAAGATCTGGATCTACGATCCCCTTGAATAGGTCTGGTCTATTTTACTTCGTCAGCGGTAACCAACAAAACTGCAAGCAAGGCCAGAAGTTCGTCGTTCAAGTCTCCGCCTCCGTTCTTCCGCCGACGCAGCCGCCGTCATCAACACCATCGAAGTCGCCTCAACCTTCCCCATGGATAGCGTCTCCTGTCCATTCTCCGGGATTGGTTCCGGCTCCAGCTCCTGCTCCGGCCGGAAACGCCGCTTCGTCTAGGTCTTTTGGTGTGGCTTTGGGAATATTTAGCTTTGTGGTGGCACTATTGATCTAA